One stretch of Gambusia affinis linkage group LG05, SWU_Gaff_1.0, whole genome shotgun sequence DNA includes these proteins:
- the LOC122830871 gene encoding uncharacterized protein LOC122830871: MLRRSERLIENGYYDMYGQPTISYRETPIRRRRQRRPPINRPANWEEPFRERFHSREEQDITDQENQMIDSLIQDGYNVFHFVFGLSVAFGKYFPSKNQFVNVIESLYFECCLTVIFCSCSSACIIYLFIWIISLHSRHSELSVKPTLTDVVTISGSKYQGPLSRLQLLETKLEHLLPQADLWPNFALESEGAMILHKTTSETYQSHKVCRLLGASLRVPPRGPNIVIKGRTRLNPGECWAFADFPGRLSIALTHKATVTHVSLGHIPKIVSPTSSISSAPKEFSVYGKKNLEDEESHLGTFLYDEAGDRIQTFKLPADKVGSFSFIKLQVNTNWGNPDYTCLYNFRVHGEPAV, encoded by the exons ATGCTAAGAAGAAGTGAACGCTTGATAGAAAATGGTTACTATGACATGTACGGGCAGCCAACTATCTCATACAGAGAAACGCCAATCAG AAGGAGGCGCCAAAGACGTCCCCCTATAAACCGCCCTGCAAATTGGGAGGAACCATTTAGAGAGAGGTTTCACAGTCGTGAGGAGCAAGATATAACGGACCAAGAAAACCAGATGATAGACAGTCTAATACAAGATGGTTATAATGTCTTTCACTTTGTCTTTGGCCTCTCCGTTGCTTTTGGTAAATACTTTCCTTCTAAAAATCAGTTTGTAAATGTTATAGAAAGTCTGTATTTTGAATGTTGTCTCACTGTCATCTTCTGTTCATGTTCATCAgcttgtattatttatttatttatttggattatttccCTGCACTCGCGACATTCAGAGTTATCTGTCAAACCAACTCTAACAGATGTG GTTACAATCTCTGGAAGTAAGTATCAGGGACCTCTCTCCAGGCTGCAGTTGTTGGAGACAAAGCTTGAGCACCTTCTACCACAAGCAGATTTATGGCCCAACTTTGCTCTGGAGTCTGAAG GAGCAATGATTTTACACAAGACGACCTCAGAAACGTATCAGAGTCATAAAGTGTGTAGATTGCTTGGGGCATCTTTAAGGGTACCACCTAGAGGCCCAAACATTGTTATTAAG gGAAGAACTCGTCTGAATCCAGGTGAATGCTGGGCCTTTGCAGATTTCCCGGGACGTTTATCCATCGCACTGACCCACAAAGCCACCGTCACTCATGTGTCCCTGGGTCATATTCCCAAGATTGTTTCCCCAACTTCCTCAATCTCTAGTGCTCCTAAAGAATTTTCTGTCTAT GGAAAGAAGAATTTAGAAGATGAGGAATCTCACTTGGGAACTTTCCTATATGATGAAGCTGGAGACCGAATACAGACCTTCAAACTTCct GCAGATAAAGTTGGTTCATTCAGCTTCATAAAATTACAAGTTAACACCAACTGGGGGAATCCGGATTATACATGCCTGTATAACTTTAGAGTGCATGGGGAACCGGCTGTTTGA